One Bombina bombina isolate aBomBom1 chromosome 5, aBomBom1.pri, whole genome shotgun sequence DNA segment encodes these proteins:
- the TWIST1 gene encoding twist-related protein 1, translated as MMQEESSSPVSPVDSLSNSEEELDRQQGKRGCRKRRPSRKNAEEPDSPNSVKRNKKASSTGSSPQSFEELQTQRVMANVRERQRTQSLNEAFAALRKIIPTLPSDKLSKIQTLKLASRYIDFLCQVLQSDELDSKMASCSYVAHERLSYAFSVWRMEGAWSMSASH; from the coding sequence ATGATGCAGGAAGAGTCAAGTTCCCCAGTCTCCCCAGTGGACAGTTTGAGCAACAGCGAAGAAGAGCTTGACAGGCAGCAAGGAAAGAGGGGATGCAGAAAAAGGAGACCCAGTAGGAAAAACGCAGAGGAGCCAGACAGTCCAAACTCAGTAAAAAGAAACAAGAAGGCCAGCAGCACAGGGAGCAGCCCCCAGTCATTTGAAGAGCTTCAGACCCAGAGAGTGATGGCCAATGTCAGGGAACGCCAGAGGACCCAGTCCCTCAACGAAGCCTTTGCTGCCCTGAGAAAAATCATCCCAACTCTTCCCTCAGATAAACTCAGTAAAATTCAAACTCTCAAACTGGCATCCAGATACATCGATTTCCTGTGTCAGGTTTTACAGAGCGATGAGCTGGACTCCAAAATGGCAAGCTGCAGTTATGTGGCCCACGAAAGGTTAAGCTATGCCTTCTCAGTGTGGAGGATGGAAGGGGCATGGTCCATGTCTGCATCTCACTAG